Part of the Thalassoroseus pseudoceratinae genome, ACTTTGGTTTTTTCGGTATTTGTTGGCTCAGTGTCGCGTGGTTTTGGAAAAGGGAAGGCAAAATCTTGGCCCCCCCAATGAGTGCTGCTTGCTTGGCCATATTGTGTGGGCTACCTGGTTTTTTGGTATCTGCGATGTTTTCCTCTTCGCTGTTGGTTGAGTCGCCATATGCCTTAGCTGCGTTAGGATGCGCTACAATCTTGGTGCGAAAAGCCTATGAGGATCGACATCAATCATCGTCGCACGGTTTTCCGGGAACCGTGGATCACATAGGCAAATCGACTCAGTTTCTTCCCAGATCAGCAGAAGTCGAGATAACTCCGGAGCCATTCCGCCAATGACTTCCCAATCCCTAATACTTGTGCTCGCCGAGAACTTTCCGCCGCGTCACGGGGGAAGCGGACGATGGTTGTGGGAATTATTTCGGCGTCTGCCGGCAGATCGCAGTGTGATTGCCGCCGGGATCATGCCGGGAGCTGAAGCGTTTGACAGTACGCACGATCTCAATGTTTCTCGAATTCAATATGCAGATCCCTCGAAGGGTATCGTTCATCCAAAGGGTTTTCGCGGCTATTGGCGAAATTTCCGGCAACTGTCTCAGTTGGCTATCGGAGTCGGTGCGACGACCGTTCATGCTGGTTGTGTGTTGCCTGAAGGCTTCTTAGCCTACATGATGTCGCTGAAACTTGATTTACCTTATCTCGTCTATGTGCATGGTGAGGAAGTTGAAGGAGCCTCTTTGGGACATGAACTGAATTGGATGGTTCGTCGCGTTTTTCGACGAGCCGCTTGCTTAGTAGCCAATACACAGAACACACGGAATATTCTCATTCGCGATTGGAACGTGCCCGAGCATCAAGTTACTGTCGTGCATCCCGGTGTGGACACGGAACAATTCCAACCTGCCCCAAGAAACGCGAAGGTCCGAAATAATTTGGAATGGGGCGAACGGCCGGTCATTTTGACAGTCGGCCGACTTGCTAAACGCAAAGGCTTGGATGTGATGTTGCGAGCCATGCCCGCAATTTGCCAATCCATCCCCAACGTCCTGTATGCTATTGTGGGAGACGGCGAAGAGCGTGATAGGCTCATGCAAATCGTTCAGGAAGAGAATCTGCAAGACCA contains:
- a CDS encoding glycosyltransferase family 4 protein; the protein is MTSQSLILVLAENFPPRHGGSGRWLWELFRRLPADRSVIAAGIMPGAEAFDSTHDLNVSRIQYADPSKGIVHPKGFRGYWRNFRQLSQLAIGVGATTVHAGCVLPEGFLAYMMSLKLDLPYLVYVHGEEVEGASLGHELNWMVRRVFRRAACLVANTQNTRNILIRDWNVPEHQVTVVHPGVDTEQFQPAPRNAKVRNNLEWGERPVILTVGRLAKRKGLDVMLRAMPAICQSIPNVLYAIVGDGEERDRLMQIVQEENLQDHVRFHGAVDDHTIRNCYQQCDLFVLPNRRVGTDIEGFGMVLLEAQACGQPVLAGASGGTAEAIDPGYTGLTIDCRSSDQLAKPVIELLQNTKQREQMGRAGREWTVVNFDWAALAKHADRVFSGIEPLCKRGSGKRFDANDSGLTP